The following are encoded together in the Erwinia sp. E602 genome:
- a CDS encoding type VI secretion system Vgr family protein, which yields MSSNPVSFFSHSHHLLAVRGCDAQPDVLAFSGEERLSEPFRWRIEFTSADPAITREAMLMQPASLTLQAPPDQGRGIKVQQPVRVVQGVVTGFERFGTSADQTHYAVTLQPRLALLSRSRQNAIYQQMSVPQIVEKILRERHGMRGQDFVFTLNNAYPPREQVMQYGEDDLTFITRLLGEVGIWFRFTPDARLHIDVVAFYDGKQGHVKGLTLPAVPPSGMHDAATDCAWGFASRFAVVEKSVSGRDYNYRNALEDMNVQADVTGGDDTTYGESYHWADNWLTPGDGYSPHPEPESGAFHARLRHERYLNGQARVSALTTCPQLTCGCELTVSGGEEVSGAFRSGVLVTAITCTARRDRSFETAFEGIPLGNRYGFRPEPPPHPVMAGTLPARVTSTTVNDTYGHIDRDGRYRVNMLFDRAGWETGFESLWVRQARPYAGDTYGLHLPLLAGTEVAIAFEHGNPDRPYIAGVLHDSAHGDHVTIRNYRRNVLRTPKNNKLRLDDTAGQEHIKLSTEYGGKSQLNLGHMVDSEKQKRGEGFELRSDSWGTLRAEKGLFITADGQPKAQGEQREMQAAISLLKGAQAQMQGISDDAQAASGSPASLQAQIALLEQRLNELKQSVILMSAPDGMALVSGNSLQLTADENLTATAGKHADISVVKNLFIGVGQALSVFVRKMGIRLTANQGPVQIQAQNDLLALLARKEIGIISTEDEIKIIAKKRITLNGGGSYITIDANAIESATLGDHRVRAGHYERQGRAQQNVDLVPMANAIDDGSHNISYLCLDDNAQPLKNTPYHAFLADGTTLHGVTDNDGYSKLFTSAQAQDVVIHMMTEERNG from the coding sequence ATGAGCAGCAACCCGGTCTCTTTTTTCAGCCACAGCCACCATCTGCTGGCGGTGCGCGGCTGCGACGCGCAGCCCGACGTGCTGGCGTTTAGCGGCGAAGAGCGCCTGAGCGAGCCGTTCCGCTGGCGCATTGAGTTCACCAGCGCCGACCCCGCCATCACCCGCGAGGCGATGCTGATGCAACCCGCCTCGCTGACCTTACAGGCTCCGCCGGACCAGGGCCGGGGCATAAAGGTGCAGCAGCCGGTGCGCGTGGTGCAGGGCGTGGTCACCGGTTTCGAACGTTTCGGCACCTCCGCCGACCAGACCCACTACGCCGTCACCCTGCAGCCGCGGCTCGCCCTGCTGTCGCGCAGCCGCCAGAACGCCATTTACCAGCAGATGTCGGTGCCGCAGATCGTGGAGAAAATCCTGCGCGAGCGCCACGGAATGCGCGGCCAGGACTTTGTCTTCACCCTCAACAACGCCTACCCGCCGCGCGAGCAGGTGATGCAGTACGGCGAGGATGACCTGACGTTTATCACCCGCCTGCTGGGGGAGGTCGGCATCTGGTTCCGCTTCACCCCCGACGCCCGCCTGCACATTGACGTGGTGGCGTTTTACGACGGTAAGCAGGGCCACGTTAAAGGGCTGACGCTGCCCGCCGTACCGCCCTCCGGCATGCACGATGCCGCCACGGATTGCGCGTGGGGCTTCGCCAGCCGCTTTGCGGTGGTGGAGAAAAGCGTCAGCGGGCGCGACTATAACTACCGCAACGCTCTGGAAGATATGAACGTGCAGGCGGACGTCACCGGCGGCGACGACACCACCTACGGCGAGTCTTACCACTGGGCCGACAACTGGCTGACGCCGGGCGACGGCTACAGCCCCCATCCGGAACCCGAGAGCGGCGCGTTCCACGCCCGCCTGCGCCACGAGCGCTACCTGAACGGCCAGGCGCGGGTCTCCGCGCTCACCACCTGCCCGCAACTGACCTGCGGCTGCGAGCTGACGGTCAGCGGCGGTGAGGAGGTCAGCGGGGCGTTCCGCAGCGGCGTGCTGGTCACCGCCATCACCTGTACCGCCCGGCGCGACCGCAGCTTTGAAACCGCCTTTGAGGGCATCCCGCTCGGCAACCGCTACGGCTTCCGCCCTGAACCGCCCCCGCACCCGGTGATGGCGGGCACGTTACCGGCGCGCGTTACCAGCACCACGGTGAACGACACCTACGGCCACATTGACCGCGACGGGCGCTACCGCGTGAATATGCTGTTTGACCGCGCGGGCTGGGAAACCGGCTTTGAGAGCCTGTGGGTGCGCCAGGCGCGGCCCTACGCGGGCGACACGTACGGCCTGCACCTGCCGCTGCTGGCGGGCACCGAGGTGGCGATAGCCTTTGAGCACGGCAACCCGGACCGGCCGTATATTGCCGGGGTGCTGCACGACTCGGCGCACGGCGACCACGTCACCATCCGCAACTACAGGCGCAACGTGCTGCGCACGCCGAAGAACAACAAGCTGCGCCTCGACGACACGGCGGGCCAGGAGCATATCAAGCTCAGCACCGAGTACGGCGGCAAAAGCCAGCTGAACCTCGGGCACATGGTGGACAGCGAAAAGCAGAAGCGCGGTGAAGGTTTTGAGCTGCGCAGCGACAGCTGGGGCACGCTGCGGGCGGAGAAAGGACTGTTTATCACCGCCGACGGCCAGCCGAAGGCGCAGGGTGAACAGCGGGAGATGCAGGCGGCGATTAGCCTGCTGAAGGGCGCGCAGGCACAGATGCAGGGGATATCCGATGATGCGCAGGCCGCCAGCGGCAGTCCGGCCAGCCTGCAGGCGCAGATAGCGCTGCTGGAGCAGCGTCTGAATGAACTGAAGCAGTCGGTTATCCTGATGAGCGCCCCGGACGGCATGGCGCTGGTGAGCGGGAACAGTCTGCAGCTGACGGCGGACGAAAACCTGACGGCCACCGCCGGAAAGCACGCGGACATCAGCGTGGTGAAAAACCTGTTTATCGGGGTGGGCCAGGCGCTGAGCGTGTTCGTCAGGAAGATGGGGATCAGGCTCACCGCCAACCAGGGTCCGGTACAGATACAGGCGCAGAACGACCTGCTGGCGCTGCTGGCGCGCAAAGAGATCGGCATTATCAGTACGGAAGATGAAATAAAAATCATCGCGAAAAAGAGAATCACGCTGAACGGCGGCGGAAGCTACATCACGATTGACGCCAACGCCATCGAGTCCGCCACGCTCGGGGATCACCGCGTCCGGGCGGGGCACTATGAGCGGCAGGGGCGCGCACAGCAAAATGTGGATTTGGTACCAATGGCTAACGCAATAGATGACGGCAGCCATAACATCTCTTATCTGTGTTTAGATGATAATGCCCAGCCATTGAAAAACACGCCTTATCATGCATTTCTTGCCGATGGAACAACCCTTCATGGTGTAACCGACAATGACGGATACTCAAAATTATTCACATCGGCGCAGGCTCAGGATGTTGTAATACATATGATGACGGAGGAAAGAAATGGCTAA
- the tssL gene encoding type VI secretion system protein TssL, short form — MSQRNACDIDALLQNSWLQVISLRHGPVFKEGEGRVLWEHCVSEVEKVQLALQQAGCDAQSREHILYAQCALIDEVVKGRGEQDDACLQWYHLPLQGHFFGTVEAGDRLCNRMREVLHEPAPDAAVLTCFQRVMLLGFLGGYRSLSDPEREKLVKALNAQVAPFSGVQGQSVLAESRKGRGISGWLSGWPPRIGVSVLLLAAVWWGLNHWLSRLVASLLPGVGQ; from the coding sequence ATGAGCCAGAGAAACGCGTGTGATATCGATGCGCTGTTGCAGAACAGCTGGCTGCAGGTCATCAGCCTGCGTCACGGCCCGGTATTTAAGGAGGGGGAAGGGCGCGTGCTGTGGGAGCACTGCGTCTCTGAAGTGGAAAAGGTGCAGCTGGCGCTGCAACAGGCCGGCTGCGACGCGCAAAGCCGTGAGCACATTCTTTATGCCCAGTGCGCGCTGATTGATGAAGTGGTGAAGGGGCGCGGCGAGCAGGATGACGCCTGCCTGCAGTGGTATCACCTGCCGCTGCAGGGGCACTTTTTCGGCACGGTGGAGGCCGGTGACAGGCTCTGCAACCGCATGCGCGAGGTGCTGCATGAGCCAGCGCCGGATGCCGCGGTGCTGACCTGCTTCCAGCGCGTGATGCTGCTGGGCTTCCTGGGCGGCTATCGCTCGCTCAGCGACCCGGAGCGGGAAAAGCTGGTAAAGGCGCTGAATGCGCAGGTTGCGCCCTTCAGCGGCGTGCAGGGGCAGAGCGTGCTGGCAGAGAGCCGGAAGGGCCGGGGCATCAGCGGCTGGCTGTCCGGCTGGCCGCCGCGCATTGGCGTATCGGTCCTGCTGCTGGCCGCCGTCTGGTGGGGGCTGAATCACTGGCTGAGCCGCCTGGTGGCTTCGCTGCTGCCGGGAGTCGGTCAGTGA
- a CDS encoding ImcF-related family protein — translation MKPYTSFLIPKSSEFWFLTILLLLLTCAVALGFISWQQPERLGLLAESVARQRWMSSSFTVAVILALLTLTSVFVLHHAGSRRFEDELNAVEGDDIAGTTDEKKQPASQAVLMVQAITRHLRTRYHPFWRYKVRLLLVVGDDAAREALLPGLQENQWLEGARTVLIDGGTLSAAPDAEKFAALRRLRRGRPLDGVIRVLASGQSLTPQQSDRDLRALEALGTLLGYQPPVWLWQLCSSDWSQAGRAEQAVGATFPPRAQPQDITLQLNGLLLPLRELGMAQIAQNQSHDFLLRLGQRLEQGGCGRWQTRLTPWLYAAQQRIFLRGLMFSLAENGAAAASSDGALPRHALTLPASWQGVVNDCTRLRGRRVGMPWQQTLAWGLMTLIGVWGAGLLLSFALNRQQIVSVAQKARALVQTPEVSDRQLTGLHALRNEAGRLRRWHQHGAPWYQRFGLDHHAPLLAAMMPWYGVANNRLLRDPASAALQQQLTTLAALPPGSPLRAKRATSGYDQLKAWLMMARPDKADGAFYAQVMKRVQPERAGISPGLWQSLTPDLWAFYISELPYQPQWKITPDPVRVSQSRQVLLQQIGQRNAESTLYENMLKSVRRNFADVTLEEMTGGTDARRLFTTQEVVPGMFTRQAWEGGVQQAIVNAARSRRDEIDWVLSDSRQSIKASLSPEALKERLTQRYFTDFAGSWLNFLNSLRLTPAASIAAVTDQLTLMSDVRQSPLIALMNTLVWQGETGQQGEALSDSLIRSAKALAGSSKKPLTDPRAAGPQGPLDATFGPLLALTGRNKTASALAGDDSLSLQAYLTRITRVRLRLQQVAASPDPQERMQTLAQTVFQGKSVDLTDTRQYGSLMAASLGEEWSGFGRTLFVRPLTRAWETVLQPSAASLNDKWARSVVALWHGAFDGRYPFAASNNDASLPMLAEFIRRDSGRIERFLNAELGGVLHKEGSRWVPDRTSSQGLTFNPAFLKAVDQLSQLSDVLFTDGSQGISFELQARPVPGVVQTQLTIDGQRLKYFNQMAQWQTFRWPGDTFKPGTMLTWSTARAGARLFGDWSGSWGLIRWLEQGTRQQLDRSRWMMRFSAPDGSTLQWVLRSQLGSGPLQLLQLRNFQLPPEIFSVNAAQAARVLSGNDNEIPATDGGSE, via the coding sequence TTGAAACCTTACACATCCTTTCTAATCCCTAAATCATCTGAATTCTGGTTCCTGACTATTCTGCTGCTCCTGCTGACGTGTGCGGTGGCCCTGGGCTTTATCTCATGGCAGCAGCCTGAGCGACTTGGTCTGCTGGCAGAAAGCGTAGCCCGGCAGCGCTGGATGTCATCCTCTTTTACCGTTGCGGTGATTCTGGCGTTATTAACCCTGACCTCCGTTTTTGTCTTGCATCATGCAGGGAGCAGGAGGTTTGAGGATGAATTAAATGCGGTGGAGGGTGATGATATCGCCGGAACGACGGATGAAAAAAAGCAGCCTGCTTCTCAGGCAGTCCTGATGGTACAGGCGATAACGCGCCACCTCCGCACCCGCTACCACCCGTTCTGGCGCTACAAGGTGCGTCTGCTGCTGGTGGTCGGAGATGACGCCGCCCGCGAAGCCCTGCTTCCCGGCCTGCAGGAAAATCAGTGGCTGGAAGGGGCGCGCACCGTGCTGATTGATGGCGGCACTCTTAGCGCCGCGCCGGATGCTGAAAAATTTGCCGCGCTGCGCAGGCTGCGTCGTGGCCGTCCGCTGGACGGCGTTATCCGCGTGCTGGCCAGCGGGCAGAGCCTGACCCCGCAGCAGAGCGATCGCGACCTGCGCGCGCTGGAAGCGCTCGGCACGCTGCTGGGTTATCAGCCGCCGGTGTGGCTGTGGCAGCTGTGCAGCAGCGACTGGTCGCAGGCCGGGCGCGCTGAGCAGGCGGTGGGGGCGACGTTTCCGCCGCGTGCGCAGCCGCAGGATATCACCTTACAGCTCAACGGCCTGCTGCTGCCGCTACGCGAGCTGGGCATGGCGCAGATTGCGCAGAATCAGTCGCATGATTTTTTGCTGCGCCTCGGGCAGCGGCTTGAGCAGGGCGGGTGCGGGCGCTGGCAGACCCGGCTGACGCCGTGGCTGTACGCCGCACAGCAGCGTATTTTCCTGCGCGGCCTGATGTTCAGCCTGGCGGAGAACGGCGCGGCGGCGGCATCCTCTGACGGTGCGCTGCCGCGCCATGCCCTGACGCTGCCCGCCAGCTGGCAGGGGGTGGTAAACGACTGCACCCGGCTGCGCGGCCGCCGCGTTGGTATGCCCTGGCAGCAGACGCTGGCCTGGGGGCTGATGACCCTTATCGGCGTGTGGGGTGCGGGGCTGCTGCTCTCCTTTGCGCTCAACCGCCAGCAGATTGTCAGCGTGGCGCAGAAAGCCCGCGCCCTGGTGCAGACGCCAGAGGTGTCAGACCGGCAGCTGACCGGCCTGCATGCGCTGCGTAACGAGGCCGGGCGGCTCAGGCGCTGGCATCAGCACGGCGCGCCCTGGTATCAGCGCTTTGGACTTGACCATCATGCACCGCTGCTGGCGGCGATGATGCCGTGGTACGGCGTGGCGAATAACCGCCTGCTGCGCGACCCGGCCAGCGCCGCGCTGCAGCAGCAGCTGACCACGCTGGCGGCGCTGCCGCCGGGCAGCCCGCTACGTGCGAAACGGGCAACGTCCGGCTACGACCAGCTGAAGGCCTGGCTGATGATGGCGCGCCCGGATAAGGCTGACGGCGCGTTCTATGCGCAGGTGATGAAGAGGGTGCAGCCGGAGCGCGCAGGCATCTCCCCCGGCCTGTGGCAGAGCCTGACGCCGGACCTGTGGGCGTTTTACATCAGCGAGCTGCCGTACCAGCCGCAGTGGAAAATTACCCCGGACCCGGTGCGGGTCAGCCAGAGCCGCCAGGTGCTGCTGCAGCAGATTGGGCAGCGCAACGCTGAAAGCACCCTGTATGAGAACATGCTGAAGTCGGTGCGCCGCAATTTTGCCGACGTCACGCTGGAGGAGATGACCGGCGGCACTGACGCCCGCCGCCTGTTCACCACGCAGGAAGTGGTGCCCGGCATGTTTACCCGCCAGGCGTGGGAAGGCGGCGTGCAGCAGGCGATAGTCAACGCGGCGAGGTCGCGCCGCGATGAGATTGACTGGGTGCTGAGCGACAGCCGCCAGAGCATCAAAGCCAGCCTGTCGCCGGAAGCCCTGAAGGAACGCCTGACGCAGCGTTATTTCACCGACTTTGCCGGCAGCTGGCTTAACTTCCTTAACAGCCTGCGTCTGACCCCGGCAGCCAGTATTGCCGCCGTCACCGACCAGCTGACGCTGATGAGCGACGTGCGCCAGTCGCCGCTGATTGCGCTGATGAATACCCTGGTGTGGCAGGGAGAGACCGGGCAGCAGGGTGAAGCGCTGTCGGACTCGCTGATCAGATCGGCGAAGGCGCTGGCAGGCAGCAGCAAAAAACCGCTTACCGACCCGCGCGCCGCCGGTCCGCAGGGGCCGCTCGACGCGACCTTCGGGCCGCTGCTGGCGCTGACGGGCCGTAACAAAACCGCCAGCGCCCTTGCGGGCGACGACAGCCTGAGCCTGCAGGCGTACCTGACGCGCATCACCCGCGTGCGCCTGCGCCTGCAGCAGGTGGCGGCCAGCCCGGATCCGCAGGAGAGGATGCAGACCCTGGCGCAGACGGTGTTTCAGGGCAAAAGCGTCGACCTGACCGACACCCGCCAGTACGGCAGCCTGATGGCCGCCAGCCTCGGCGAGGAGTGGAGCGGCTTCGGCCGGACGCTGTTCGTCCGGCCGCTGACCCGGGCGTGGGAGACGGTGCTGCAGCCGTCAGCCGCCAGCCTGAACGACAAATGGGCGCGGTCGGTGGTGGCGCTGTGGCACGGCGCGTTTGACGGGCGCTACCCGTTTGCCGCCAGCAATAATGACGCCTCGCTGCCGATGCTGGCCGAGTTTATCCGCCGCGACAGCGGGCGCATTGAGCGCTTCCTGAACGCGGAGCTGGGCGGCGTGCTGCATAAAGAGGGCAGCCGGTGGGTGCCGGACCGCACCAGCAGCCAGGGGCTGACCTTTAATCCGGCGTTCCTGAAGGCGGTGGACCAGCTGAGCCAGCTGTCGGACGTGCTGTTCACCGACGGCAGCCAGGGCATCAGCTTTGAGCTGCAGGCGCGGCCGGTGCCGGGCGTGGTGCAGACGCAGCTGACCATCGACGGCCAGCGGCTGAAGTATTTCAACCAGATGGCGCAGTGGCAGACCTTCCGCTGGCCGGGGGACACCTTTAAACCGGGGACGATGCTTACCTGGAGCACCGCGCGCGCCGGGGCGCGGCTGTTTGGCGACTGGAGCGGCAGCTGGGGCTTAATTCGCTGGCTGGAGCAGGGCACACGTCAGCAGCTTGACCGCAGCCGGTGGATGATGCGCTTCAGCGCCCCTGACGGCAGCACCCTGCAGTGGGTGCTGCGCTCGCAGCTGGGCAGTGGCCCGCTACAGCTGCTGCAACTGCGTAACTTTCAGCTGCCGCCGGAAATATTCAGCGTCAATGCCGCGCAGGCGGCCCGGGTATTGTCGGGCAACGATAATGAGATACCCGCCACGGATGGAGGATCTGAATGA
- a CDS encoding M23 family peptidase, translating into MLISPPFLRIKSDSETDEAWIERMMPVDPRRGYPLNAHRSWHGGIHLRHADSGSRPEMLRAIADGRIVSFRHSDIAKRQHPPLNYNGKTDNGYVLIRHVAETGSQPEDKITWYSLYMHIKDLAPSVAVGQRVKRKSPLGTVGMVDDRSGVHFQIFCDDGNIARITGRTTPELDLSKNGRTTACYGDMHFYIPAGTPVYGAVPGQSSDEPLRTTAADLFVSMTLGGGHCIMKTRRQNVIDPLQYDEVGDALTDADGAEYEYGLYKNALKLYPGSPSAGYELLRFGRVINTRYETLSPADAPLWRTINTPEGKGIVNLAAESIKKYSDADFPHWAGWRLVDDDEDSNSQCSSPTILGSGRMDLSRTICHFPLEWDTDTVESRYGWLKQPNAVLEEPMSRQDWGSLVALAKALALENCAEIPTGRVWHFDPRRFIAHFRKCGWLECEVIERIMTSTTSIGRKSEIEKIKRKSEGFLFSINVVMRKYNITGLNRVSHFLGQGAVESGYLLEMQEASQIQRTENGRHFGGAIIGESKKNEPDELGHWYGAIASEVDVYFSGDKYNSSGVKIASSYSWRNGNCGDVDAQKFRGRGFKMLTGLDTYSSYWVYRGWLSKSSFDASWWTDPQYRRKNLPGMIKRPPQIDDPQKVMETPYNSIDTGAFYIVCFKNKTLRVMDSDKVVSQDDTDVAERVTRAINGGTIGLEERKKTTKAAKEALNDEL; encoded by the coding sequence ATGTTAATCAGCCCGCCATTTTTGCGCATAAAAAGTGATTCAGAAACGGATGAAGCGTGGATTGAGCGCATGATGCCGGTCGATCCCCGGCGCGGCTATCCGCTGAACGCGCACCGCTCCTGGCATGGCGGTATCCATCTCCGGCATGCGGATTCGGGAAGCCGGCCTGAGATGCTGCGCGCGATTGCCGACGGCCGGATCGTCTCATTCCGCCATTCTGATATCGCAAAACGCCAGCATCCGCCCCTGAATTACAACGGCAAAACCGACAACGGCTACGTGCTGATCAGGCACGTGGCCGAAACCGGCAGCCAGCCGGAGGATAAAATCACCTGGTACTCTCTGTATATGCATATCAAGGATCTTGCTCCGTCGGTTGCCGTCGGCCAGCGGGTGAAACGCAAATCCCCGCTGGGCACGGTGGGCATGGTGGATGACAGGAGTGGCGTGCACTTCCAGATATTCTGCGACGACGGGAACATTGCCCGGATAACCGGGCGCACAACTCCGGAGCTGGATCTGAGCAAAAATGGCCGCACCACCGCCTGTTACGGCGATATGCACTTTTACATTCCGGCCGGAACGCCGGTTTACGGCGCGGTGCCGGGGCAAAGCAGCGATGAACCGTTGAGGACGACAGCGGCTGATTTGTTCGTCTCAATGACCCTGGGCGGCGGGCACTGCATCATGAAAACCCGCAGGCAGAACGTTATCGACCCGCTTCAGTACGACGAGGTGGGCGACGCGCTGACCGACGCAGACGGGGCGGAATATGAATACGGCCTGTACAAAAATGCGCTCAAGCTTTACCCCGGCAGCCCGAGCGCCGGTTATGAGCTGCTGCGCTTTGGCCGGGTGATCAACACCCGGTATGAAACGCTGTCTCCGGCGGATGCGCCGCTTTGGCGAACCATCAATACGCCGGAGGGAAAAGGCATCGTCAACCTGGCGGCGGAAAGCATAAAGAAATACAGCGATGCGGATTTTCCGCACTGGGCGGGCTGGAGACTGGTGGATGACGACGAGGACAGCAACAGCCAGTGCAGTTCGCCGACGATACTGGGTTCCGGCCGTATGGATCTGAGCCGCACGATCTGCCATTTCCCGCTGGAGTGGGACACCGACACGGTGGAAAGCCGCTACGGCTGGCTGAAGCAGCCCAACGCCGTGCTGGAAGAGCCGATGAGCCGGCAGGACTGGGGCTCACTGGTGGCGCTGGCGAAAGCACTGGCACTGGAGAACTGCGCAGAGATACCAACGGGCCGGGTCTGGCATTTTGACCCGAGGCGGTTTATCGCACATTTCAGGAAATGTGGATGGCTGGAGTGTGAGGTGATTGAGAGAATAATGACGTCGACTACAAGTATTGGACGTAAATCTGAAATTGAAAAAATCAAACGTAAGTCGGAAGGGTTTCTTTTTTCAATAAATGTAGTAATGAGGAAATACAATATCACTGGCTTAAACAGAGTAAGCCACTTCCTGGGGCAGGGAGCGGTGGAATCAGGCTATTTACTCGAAATGCAGGAAGCCAGTCAGATCCAGCGTACAGAAAATGGTAGACACTTCGGCGGGGCCATAATAGGCGAATCTAAAAAGAATGAGCCAGACGAACTTGGCCACTGGTATGGTGCGATAGCTTCTGAAGTGGATGTCTATTTCTCCGGAGATAAATACAACAGCAGTGGGGTTAAAATTGCCAGCTCATACAGTTGGCGTAATGGCAACTGCGGCGATGTGGATGCGCAGAAGTTTCGCGGGCGTGGGTTTAAAATGCTTACCGGGCTGGATACCTACTCCAGCTACTGGGTATACCGGGGATGGTTATCAAAAAGCAGTTTTGACGCTTCATGGTGGACAGATCCTCAGTACAGGAGAAAAAATCTTCCCGGGATGATCAAAAGGCCCCCTCAGATAGATGATCCGCAAAAAGTGATGGAAACTCCCTATAACAGCATTGATACCGGTGCATTTTATATCGTGTGCTTTAAAAATAAAACCCTGAGAGTGATGGACTCAGATAAGGTCGTCTCGCAGGATGATACTGATGTTGCTGAACGCGTTACCCGGGCCATTAACGGCGGTACCATCGGTCTCGAAGAAAGGAAAAAAACGACAAAGGCGGCTAAGGAGGCCCTCAATGATGAATTGTAA
- a CDS encoding OmpA family protein, protein MIGPALQRMLALWAALLSAVLCLAFLPVSRMAAVLLMLLCWALIVVVLATRRRPAQVNVLSVDDLPDAAYRRPVVLVCGDGMQAWPQGSSVLTVPHGCWVRVARHQELDVVARQLLALRPAWGRQLAVMVSICPQQHQDTEALASRLLALRWQTGQLRRETGCSLPLLLHAQAGSALAGEPLWQGAMPGEPVRVWRENAAPGTLNGGLTAGAALQQQVLMNSLAAWLQHHAEPLFTDDDPHMPPVVPACRVCGLSAAMDAALPSSLWTRWLQQHTALQQVAGWHPAAEGALSPPLPAFVMPLLPQGRGLTPGQRAWRGGLGLLVVAGIAALCSSGGHNRQLVQRIAFDIRDYRRIAINDAAPRAAAVAVLHQDAAELDNYARNGVPLRLGLGLYQGERLYLPLLDAIRAYVPSPAPLPVVKEAPGTVRLDSLSLFDTGRYRLKRGSLKRLVTALEDIKARPGWLIVVAGHTDSTGDAQANQQLSLKRADALRDWMLSTSDVSPTCFAVRGYGATRPVATNDTPEGRALNRRVEISLVPQADACRETTAPPAPGAERGAVPGRE, encoded by the coding sequence GTGATCGGCCCCGCGCTACAACGCATGCTGGCGCTGTGGGCCGCGCTGCTGTCCGCCGTACTGTGTCTGGCTTTTCTGCCGGTCTCACGGATGGCAGCCGTGCTGCTGATGCTGCTCTGCTGGGCGCTGATAGTCGTGGTGCTGGCGACCCGCCGTCGCCCGGCGCAGGTAAACGTGCTGAGCGTGGATGACCTGCCGGATGCCGCATACCGCCGGCCGGTGGTGCTGGTGTGTGGCGACGGCATGCAGGCGTGGCCGCAGGGTTCATCTGTGCTGACCGTGCCGCACGGCTGCTGGGTGCGGGTGGCCAGGCATCAGGAGCTGGACGTCGTCGCCCGCCAGCTGCTGGCGCTGCGCCCGGCGTGGGGGCGTCAGCTGGCGGTGATGGTCAGCATCTGTCCTCAGCAGCATCAGGACACCGAGGCGCTGGCCAGCCGGCTGCTGGCGCTGCGCTGGCAAACCGGCCAGCTGCGGCGTGAAACCGGCTGCTCACTGCCGCTGCTGCTCCATGCTCAGGCGGGTAGCGCACTGGCCGGTGAGCCGCTGTGGCAGGGCGCGATGCCCGGTGAGCCGGTGCGCGTCTGGCGTGAAAACGCCGCGCCCGGCACGCTGAACGGCGGACTGACGGCGGGCGCGGCCCTGCAGCAGCAGGTGCTGATGAACAGCCTGGCGGCGTGGTTGCAGCATCACGCTGAACCGCTGTTTACCGACGACGACCCGCATATGCCGCCGGTAGTGCCCGCGTGCAGGGTCTGTGGGCTGAGTGCCGCCATGGACGCCGCGTTACCGTCTTCACTCTGGACCCGCTGGCTGCAGCAGCACACCGCGCTGCAGCAGGTGGCGGGCTGGCACCCGGCGGCAGAAGGCGCATTATCGCCGCCGCTGCCGGCGTTTGTTATGCCGCTGCTGCCGCAAGGCCGCGGCCTGACGCCGGGCCAGCGCGCCTGGCGTGGCGGGCTGGGGCTGCTGGTTGTCGCGGGTATTGCCGCGCTGTGCAGCAGCGGCGGGCACAACCGCCAGCTGGTGCAGCGCATCGCGTTTGATATCCGCGACTACCGGCGGATTGCGATAAACGACGCTGCGCCGAGAGCGGCGGCGGTGGCGGTCCTGCATCAGGACGCTGCCGAACTGGATAACTACGCCCGCAACGGCGTGCCGCTGCGCCTCGGCCTCGGGCTGTACCAGGGGGAACGGCTGTATCTGCCGCTGCTGGACGCCATCCGCGCGTATGTTCCATCGCCTGCGCCGCTGCCGGTGGTGAAGGAAGCCCCCGGAACCGTGCGACTCGACAGCCTGTCGCTGTTTGACACCGGCAGATACCGCCTTAAACGCGGCTCGCTGAAGAGGCTGGTAACGGCGCTGGAGGATATCAAAGCCCGGCCGGGCTGGCTGATTGTGGTGGCCGGGCATACCGACAGCACCGGCGATGCGCAGGCCAACCAGCAGCTGTCGCTCAAGCGTGCCGACGCGCTGCGCGACTGGATGCTTTCCACCAGCGACGTCTCGCCCACCTGTTTTGCGGTGCGGGGCTATGGCGCCACGCGCCCGGTTGCGACGAACGACACTCCGGAAGGCCGTGCGCTTAACCGCCGGGTCGAAATCAGCCTGGTGCCACAGGCGGATGCTTGCCGGGAAACGACAGCGCCGCCCGCACCCGGCGCTGAACGGGGGGCGGTACCAGGGCGGGAGTAA